DNA from Terriglobales bacterium:
GTACCTGGTGGCGCATGGACGACAGGAAAGAATGATGGAAGACCATATGGTCGATGCTGTGGTGGGAGAGGACGACCTCCATTCCCGATTCGGCAACGCGGTTGCCCAGGATGTAGTCGTCGGCGCAATAATCGTCCATGAAGCCGAAACCATTCAGCGCTTCCACGCACTGGCGGCGTACCACCATCGTGGGGCCGAGAGCGAATTTCATCCCTTCAAGCATGTCGGCCACGACTACGCCGGACGTCATTTCCACCGAATAACCCAGTGCTTCGAGATCGGTCCAGAATCCACCAGCCGGTAAGCCGCGGAAGATGCAGGTCGTCATTCCTACTTTGGAATTCGCAAATGGCTTGATGATCTCGCGCAGATAGTCCGGCGCGACGCGCACATCGCTGTCGCTGATCACGAGCAGATCGTGCGCTGCCTGCTTCCACATCTTCTCCAATGAATAGAGCTTGGCGTTGGTCCACGGAGGTTCGCCGCTGGTCATGAAGCGGACCTTCACCGCCGGATATTTCTCCGAGAGCTGGCCCGCAATTTGCAGCGCTGGATCGTCGTCGCGACGCGCACAGAAGATCAGTTCAAAATCGGGATAATCCTGGCGAAAGAAGGTCTCAAGGTTCTCACGCAGGTTCGGCTCGTTGCCGTGTACAGGCTTGAGCACACTGACCGGCGGGGTGTAAGCCGGAGCTTGGACCAACTCGCGCCGGCGCTTGGCAAAGCGCAAAACGCCTGCGATAACCAGAAGCAGATACGCCGTCGAGGTCACCGTTCCGAAAATGGCAATGGCCAGCAGAGCGCGTGCGAGCATGATTTGGATGAAAGCTCGATTCTACGGGACTGAATCGGCTGGAGTACAGGAAGGGCTGTAGTATCATGGAGCTACCCCAATCCCTCTGCACGGGATTCCTTCCTTCTCACGTCGGGACGTGGCTCAGCCTGGTAGAGCACTCGCTTGGGGTGCGAGGGGTCGGCAGTTCAAATCTGCCCGTCCCGACCAATCATTCTGCTCGGCCAACCCCTTTTTTACGGATCCGCCCAGACCGACATATTCTCAATCCATGCTGAACATTCGTCCTGGCACTCGCGATGATGCAGCTTTGATTCTCGAACTCATTCGCGGTCTCGCCGAATACGAGCGTGCGCCTGATGCGGTCGTTGCGAGGGAGGCTGACATTGTTCGCGATGGGTTCTCTGAGAATCCGAGATTCTATTGCGTGATCGCGGAGTGGGATGGAGAGCCTGCGGGGTTTGCCTTCTACTTCTTTCATTACTCGACCTGGTTGGGGAAGGCGGGTTTGTATCTCGAAGATCTTTTCGTCAAACCGGAGCTGCGCGGGAAGGGAATTGGGAAGGCGCTACTCGTTCATCTGGCGCAGACCGGGGTGCGCGAGAACTGCTATGGAATGCGCTGGCAGGTGCTCGATTGGAATCAGCCCGCGATCGATTTTTACGAGAGGCTCGGAGCGAAGGTCATGCGCGAGTGGCTGGATGTGCGGATCAGCGGGGAGAGCTTGCGGGAGTTGGCGGCAATGCGTGTGTAGACATTCCCGAAATGAAACCGATGCCGTCCTACGGGGTCCATTGCCCGGGGTCCATTGCCTTTTTTGTTCGACCCACGGCTTGACGCGCGTGGGCTAGGGGAATGTCGCCCTTCGGGCTCTTAGCTTAGCAGCTTAGAAGCTCAGCAGCTAGGAGCTGCTGTTCAAATCCCCACTCCGTATTCCGTCCCGTTGAACATCTCTTCCCCGGCATGGCTGTAGCTGTCGTAAGGAGTGCGGTTGGCGAGGCGTTTTTTGCGCAGTTCGTTGCCGAGATATAGGGCGCCGGCTACGATGCCGATTCCCAAACTGGTCCACATCAGGATCATTAATGGGCGACGGATGCTTAGATTCATTTGAATATCGTCTTCCTCTACCACCGTCTCAGGACCTGCGGGCTGAACGATTTCGAGCCTTCTCGCGTGTATCTTCGACATCCCATCATAGGATGCCCCTGCCCGCCCGGCGTTTGCCGGATTATTTGCCGCAACAAGTTACCAGCGTAATACCTGCACGCCTATGCGGGAAGTGACTGCGTGTCGTCTGCCGGCGTTTCGGGCGCATTGGCACGAATCTCGCGCACCCGCTCAGCCACAGTGTACTTGAGCTTTTCGATGCCTTCTCCGGTCACAGCCGAGATCGCCATAAAAGGCAGCTTGCGACGCGAGGCGAAGCGCTTCAGTTTGGCTAGTTTCTCCGCGTTCGCTACATCGATCTTTGAAGCCACGACGATCATCGGCTTCTGCTCCAGACCCGTGCCCCAGGTTTCGAGTTCGTTCATGATGACTTTGAAATCCTGTGTGGGATCGGGACGTCCGCTCGCGTCGGAAACATCGATGACGTGCAGCAACAGCCGCGTGCGCTCGATGTGCCGCAGAAACTGGGTACCGAGTCCGTGTCCGGCACTGGCTCCTTCAATCAGCCCGGGAATATCGGCCACAACGTAACTGTACTCGTCGGGCGCCTCGCCGGTGGTCACGACCCCCAAGTTCGGTTCCAAAGTGGTAAATGGATAATCGGCGATTTTGGGACGAGCCGCCGAAATGCGCGAGATCAAAGTTGACTTTCCCGCATTGGGATAGCCGACCAGACCGACATCCGCGAGGAGCTTTAGCTCCAAGCGATAGCTGCGTTCTTCTCCCGGACGCCCAAGCTCGTGTTCGCGCGGCGCTTGGTGCGTGGGCGTCGCAAAGTGCTGGTTGCCGCGCCCGCCGCGTCCGCCTTTGGCGATGACGATGCGTTCATCGGCATGAGAAAAATCGTGGATGCGCTCGCCGGTCTCGGCGTCGTAGAGGATGGTGCCCACGGGAACTTTGAGGACCACATCCTGCCCTTCGGCTCCAGTGCGGTTCGAGCCTTCACCGTGCCGTCCGCGCTCGGCGTTGTATTCGGGATTGAAGCGGAAATGCACGAGCGTATTGTGGCGCTCGCTCGATTCCATGAGGACGTCGCCACCGCGCCCGCCGTCGCCGCCGGATGGTCCGCCGCGCGGGACGAACTTCTCCCGGCGAAAGGCCATGCAGCCGTTGCCGCCGTCTCCGGCCTTTACGCGAATTTTGGCTTCATCAATAAACATCAGCTTCTGAGCTGCTGAGCCGCTAAGCTTCTAAGCCTCGCAACTCGGTTCCAGACACCATTACTTCTGATTCCAGCAAAAAGCCCCGCGATGCGGGGCTTTTCAAGTCTTAATTCGCCTTCCACGATCCTCTTGCATTACATACGGCGAACAACGCCCATGCAAAGCTAGGAGCCAGCAGCTAGGAGCTAACAGCTGGTTCAACATGCACGAAGCGGCCCATGTTGCCGCGATCTACGAAGCGGATTACTCCATCCACCTTTGCAAAGAGCGTGTCGTCTTTGCCGCGGCCTACGTTCTTGCCGGGTTTGAGACGCGTGCCGCGTTGGCGGACGATGATCGATCCGCCAGTTACGAGCTGGCCGCCAAATGCTTTTACTCCGAGCCGCTGTGCATTTGAGTCGCGGCCGTTTTTGGAACTGCCTAGTCCTTTTTTGTGTGCCATATGTAATTTCTCTTGGAACTCACTAAACTGCGCCACCCGCTACCGCAGGTGGTTCTGTTACTTCTTCTTTGCCGGTTTCTTCGCCGCCCTTGCAGTGCCCTTATCGGTACGACCTTTGCTGCTCTTTGACGCTTTCCCTTCGGCTCCGGTGCGACCCTTCTTTTCTGCTTTCTGCTCGGTCTGCTTGCTGGCCATTTCTTTCTTTTCCTTTTTGGGCTTTGCCGGCTGATCGGGAGCGGTGAACTTCTGGCCGTCAAAGGCGATCTCAGTGATGCGGACGGCGGTAAAGGGCTGGCGATGTCCTTGCAGCTTCTTGTATTGCTTCTTGCGTTTGAAGTGGAAGACGAGGATCTTGTCGCCGCGTCCTTCTTCCACAACGCTGCCCACGACGCGCGCGCCACTCTGCGGACGCACGAGCGCGCCCGGCTCTCCGGAAACTGCCAGCACGTCAGTAAACTCGATGTTGCCGTTCTCTGCCGCCTTCTGGTCGACCCTGATCACGTCTCCGGGTGCGACGCGAAACTGCTTTCCCCCGGCGCGGATAACCGCGTACATAGGCTGTTCCTTCTGTCGAGAAAAGTTGCTTGCTGATTCCTACCAGCCGCTCAGAAGAGGGCTACGGGTCCTCAGACGAGGACAACTAGGACAGACAAACCCAACTAGTTTAACGTGCTACGAGGAAATGGGTCAAACAGGGAGAGCGGCACTCGGCATTCGGCAGCCAGCATTCGGCCAAAAAGACAGAAACGCGTTTCGGGTTTCGAGTTTCGGGTTTCGGCAAAGCCAAGCGCGGCGATTCAGGTGAGAACTGGCTTTGCCGAAAACCTTGAAACGTGAAACTTGAAACGCCTTTTTACGGACGCGTCCGTGCCATGCAGGCTGAGGATTTCGCAACTCGAATCTAAGTAAAAATAGTCCGCGCGCAGCTCTCGACTATCCTTGACACGTCCTTGGGATGGGCGGACACTTGAAGTATCACCTCCGATCCGATTCAGGATCGAATGGGCTCTCGGCTTGGAATGTCACCGCATCCTAGTCGGGGGCCTATTTAATTTCCGGCACAACAGACTGATTCACCACGGAGACACAGAGGCACAGAGAAATACAAAAAAGCGTTTCCGAGTTTCCCGTGTCGGGTTTCGGCAAAGCCAGCTCGAGCCATAGTGACAAGGACTGGCTTTGCCGAAACTTGAAACCTGAAACTTGAAACAGCTCAAAAAAGTTTCCGGTTTCGAGTTTCAGGTTTCGGCCAAGCCAGTACAGCCATCTGTGTGGAGGACTGGCTTTGCCGAAACTTTGAAACCTGAAACTTGAAACAGCTCTACTAAGCCTTTCTCCGTGTCCTCCGTGGCTCCGTGGTGAATTGATTTGCTATCCCAACGCGAAACCGTTCGAGATTGCGCAGCAGTGATTCCGGCCCTTCGACCGTCAGGTCCACGCGGTCGCGTCTAAATTCCCGATTCAGGATTTTGCCTCGGGCTTCGATCGTTGCCAGCAGCTTGCCTTCGCTTTGAGGAATGCTCACTGTCATTTTGCCTAACGGATCGGCGGTCAGGATTGCATCGATTCGTTCCAGCAGATTTTCCAAGCCGTCGCCTTTCATCGCGGAGACCTGAACGATGTTCTCGCCGGCGGAAAGCGACTCGCGCTCTTTGCTGGATAGCAGGTCAATCTTGTTCAGCACCTGAATGGTTGGTTTTTCTTGCGCCTCTAGTTCTGCAAGTACTTTCTCGACTTGTTCCTGCTGTTCGGCGGCATTGGGGCTGGTTGCGTCGGAAACGTGCAGAACCAGTGACGCGCGCTGCACTTCCTCGAGAGTGGCACGAAACGAAGTCACGAGCGTGTGCGGTAGATTGCGGATGAACCCTACCGTGTCAGAGAGCAGGACTTTGCGTTTCGATGGCAGAGTGATCGAGCGCAGCGTGGGATCGAGCGTCGCGAACATGCGCGAAGAGGCCAGCACCCCGGCCTTGGTCAGTGCGTTGAAGAGCGTCGATTTTCCCGCATTGGTATAGCCGACCAGCGCAACCGTTTCCACCGGAACGGATTCGCGGCGCTGCCGCTGCTGTGCGCGAATGCGGCGAACGTTCTCAAGCTGCTGCTGCACGTGGCGCATGCGGCGGTAGATTTTGCGGCGATCGGTTTCGAGCTGCGTTTCACCGGGCCCGCGTGTGCCGATGCCGCCGCCGAGTTGAGACATTTCCACGCCGCGTCCGGCGAGGCGCGGCAGCAGATATTCGAGTTGCGCCAACTCCACCTGAAGCTGGCCTTCACGCGTGCGCGCGTGGCGAGCGAAGATGTCGAGGATCAGCTGCGTGCGGTCGATGACGCGCGCGTCCAGCTCGCGTTCGATGTTGCGCTGCTGCGAAGGAGAAAGATCGTGGTCGAAGAGCACGACGTCGGCTTGCGATCCGGCTACTGCGCCCTGAATTTCTTCGAGCTTGCCGCGTCCGATGAGAGTTGCCGGATCGAGTTTGTCGCGCCGCTGCACGACTTCGCCAACGACTTCGGCTCCAGCGCTGGTGGCGAGTTCGCGAAACTCCGCCATCGACTCTTCTGTGGTGAATGCCTCGGGAGCAGTTCGCGGCTTACGGTCGCCGTTGGTAGGCTCGGCGCCATCATCGCCGCGAGCAACTTCGGACGCTTGTCGCGCGAGCTTTGCCTGCGGCGGCGGACCAGAGCTGCGCTTCGCGCGCAGGTCAATGCCGACGAGAAAAGCGCGCTCGGCGCCGTTAGCGCCTGCAGCTTCATCGCGATTCGCAAAAGACGGACTTCTGGCCACGATGAACTTCTAACCGAAGCTCAGCCTTCCGAGGCGGCGGTGCCTGGACCAGCTTCGGTGTGAGGTGCCGCACCAGGCTGCCGCTCGGAAGCGGGCGGACGATGCTCGCCTGCAGGGCGGTCCATGTGATGCGGTCCGCGGGCGATCACCACAGTTGAGATCGCGTGCTTAAAGATGAGCTGCTCCTGACTGTTGGTCTCCAGGACGACGGAGTATTTGTCGAATGAGCGAATGCGGCCGCTCAGTTTCACTCCACTCATTA
Protein-coding regions in this window:
- the hpnI gene encoding bacteriohopanetetrol glucosamine biosynthesis glycosyltransferase HpnI, with protein sequence MLARALLAIAIFGTVTSTAYLLLVIAGVLRFAKRRRELVQAPAYTPPVSVLKPVHGNEPNLRENLETFFRQDYPDFELIFCARRDDDPALQIAGQLSEKYPAVKVRFMTSGEPPWTNAKLYSLEKMWKQAAHDLLVISDSDVRVAPDYLREIIKPFANSKVGMTTCIFRGLPAGGFWTDLEALGYSVEMTSGVVVADMLEGMKFALGPTMVVRRQCVEALNGFGFMDDYCADDYILGNRVAESGMEVVLSHHSIDHMVFHHSFLSSMRHQVRWMRSTRFSRPKGHLGTVLTYAMPFGILGFLAGLVSGHTKVGISLLAAAFLNRVIQSVLAGYVVAGDHKALTGAWLYPVRDLLGAFLWVGSYVSAKIDWRGEEYKLTTGGKMLRDHIPKVNNKVTIEAS
- a CDS encoding GNAT family N-acetyltransferase, with translation MLNIRPGTRDDAALILELIRGLAEYERAPDAVVAREADIVRDGFSENPRFYCVIAEWDGEPAGFAFYFFHYSTWLGKAGLYLEDLFVKPELRGKGIGKALLVHLAQTGVRENCYGMRWQVLDWNQPAIDFYERLGAKVMREWLDVRISGESLRELAAMRV
- the obgE gene encoding GTPase ObgE; this encodes MFIDEAKIRVKAGDGGNGCMAFRREKFVPRGGPSGGDGGRGGDVLMESSERHNTLVHFRFNPEYNAERGRHGEGSNRTGAEGQDVVLKVPVGTILYDAETGERIHDFSHADERIVIAKGGRGGRGNQHFATPTHQAPREHELGRPGEERSYRLELKLLADVGLVGYPNAGKSTLISRISAARPKIADYPFTTLEPNLGVVTTGEAPDEYSYVVADIPGLIEGASAGHGLGTQFLRHIERTRLLLHVIDVSDASGRPDPTQDFKVIMNELETWGTGLEQKPMIVVASKIDVANAEKLAKLKRFASRRKLPFMAISAVTGEGIEKLKYTVAERVREIRANAPETPADDTQSLPA
- the rpmA gene encoding 50S ribosomal protein L27, whose translation is MAHKKGLGSSKNGRDSNAQRLGVKAFGGQLVTGGSIIVRQRGTRLKPGKNVGRGKDDTLFAKVDGVIRFVDRGNMGRFVHVEPAVSS
- the rplU gene encoding 50S ribosomal protein L21; this encodes MYAVIRAGGKQFRVAPGDVIRVDQKAAENGNIEFTDVLAVSGEPGALVRPQSGARVVGSVVEEGRGDKILVFHFKRKKQYKKLQGHRQPFTAVRITEIAFDGQKFTAPDQPAKPKKEKKEMASKQTEQKAEKKGRTGAEGKASKSSKGRTDKGTARAAKKPAKKK
- the hflX gene encoding GTPase HflX, which encodes MARSPSFANRDEAAGANGAERAFLVGIDLRAKRSSGPPPQAKLARQASEVARGDDGAEPTNGDRKPRTAPEAFTTEESMAEFRELATSAGAEVVGEVVQRRDKLDPATLIGRGKLEEIQGAVAGSQADVVLFDHDLSPSQQRNIERELDARVIDRTQLILDIFARHARTREGQLQVELAQLEYLLPRLAGRGVEMSQLGGGIGTRGPGETQLETDRRKIYRRMRHVQQQLENVRRIRAQQRQRRESVPVETVALVGYTNAGKSTLFNALTKAGVLASSRMFATLDPTLRSITLPSKRKVLLSDTVGFIRNLPHTLVTSFRATLEEVQRASLVLHVSDATSPNAAEQQEQVEKVLAELEAQEKPTIQVLNKIDLLSSKERESLSAGENIVQVSAMKGDGLENLLERIDAILTADPLGKMTVSIPQSEGKLLATIEARGKILNREFRRDRVDLTVEGPESLLRNLERFRVGIANQFTTEPRRTRRKA
- the hfq gene encoding RNA chaperone Hfq; this translates as METKPAQNIQDTFLNTARKDKSPITIYLMSGVKLSGRIRSFDKYSVVLETNSQEQLIFKHAISTVVIARGPHHMDRPAGEHRPPASERQPGAAPHTEAGPGTAASEG